A region of Prochlorococcus marinus subsp. pastoris str. CCMP1986 DNA encodes the following proteins:
- a CDS encoding glycosyltransferase family 4 protein, whose protein sequence is MNNNINLAIDLRYAEKKNTGLTRFSKNIFLNLLNADSLKSKKFLLILPPKSSSSHIREFTKLKGLNRVIVHWDHNRKWRWKLGLYFLDIKLYLLLRKMNIGIYISPFMDPPIMPGIKIISTIHDITFLKIDNYFTKFENLKKLIGDLRIFITVLISKYLITVSKSTKEDLINRYKYLPHNLQKKISNALIIPNGITKLSFKKKISLPKKFPEKYFLYVGDRRPHKNIEYLINLINGIRAELKEDIYLVIAGSKSYKNGYLDKKIINNKVFIHEFIDPKDYELSYLYKNCRAFFLLSKSEGFGIPIIEAGVYQKKIIANNISSLRETAPSNSLFIKCQNINEDKKKVIYYLRNNKNPSAKEVLKKWKWQNSSKILCDFIQKIC, encoded by the coding sequence ATGAATAATAATATTAATTTAGCCATTGATTTAAGATATGCAGAAAAAAAGAACACCGGTTTAACAAGATTCTCTAAAAATATTTTTTTAAACTTACTAAATGCAGATTCCCTTAAATCAAAAAAATTTCTACTAATCTTGCCTCCTAAATCCTCTTCCTCTCATATTAGAGAATTTACAAAATTAAAAGGATTAAATAGGGTCATAGTTCATTGGGATCATAACAGAAAGTGGAGATGGAAATTAGGATTGTATTTCTTAGATATCAAACTTTATTTACTTTTAAGAAAAATGAATATTGGTATTTACATATCTCCTTTTATGGACCCACCAATTATGCCAGGTATAAAAATCATAAGTACAATTCATGATATAACTTTTTTAAAAATAGATAATTATTTTACTAAATTTGAAAATTTAAAAAAATTAATTGGAGATTTAAGGATTTTTATTACAGTCTTGATTTCAAAATATTTAATTACCGTTTCTAAATCTACAAAAGAAGATTTAATTAATAGATATAAATATCTACCACATAACCTGCAAAAAAAGATTTCGAATGCATTAATAATACCAAATGGTATAACTAAATTATCTTTTAAGAAAAAGATTTCCCTTCCAAAAAAATTTCCCGAAAAATATTTTTTATACGTAGGTGACAGAAGACCTCATAAGAATATTGAATATTTGATTAATTTAATTAACGGCATAAGAGCAGAATTAAAAGAAGATATATATCTTGTAATCGCGGGATCTAAATCTTATAAAAATGGATATCTGGATAAGAAAATTATAAACAATAAGGTATTTATTCATGAATTTATTGATCCTAAAGATTACGAATTATCTTATCTTTATAAAAATTGTCGAGCATTCTTTCTTTTATCCAAGTCGGAAGGGTTTGGGATACCAATTATTGAGGCCGGAGTTTACCAAAAAAAAATTATTGCAAATAACATATCATCTTTAAGAGAGACAGCACCTAGTAATTCTTTATTTATTAAGTGCCAGAATATTAATGAAGATAAAAAGAAAGTTATTTATTATCTAAGAAATAATAAAAATCCTAGTGCAAAAGAAGTTTTAAAAAAATGGAAATGGCAAAATTCATCAAAAATCTTATGCGATTTTATACAAAAAATTTGCTAA
- a CDS encoding SLBB domain-containing protein, translated as MTFFNFNICYAIEAQEEEKLETNNNLYIHKDKYILGPGDLLSINFQYAPSLSGIYIVLSNGSLPLPLIGDIDIREKNINEVERILIREFSKQLLRPDLSIQVKAFRPVKISIIGEVNKPGLHEFEDSMRNSPTLLAALKKAGGVTSQTNLRDIEVIRKFYDKEKSIKKTSLSLVDIIIKGDQSQNIFLNDGDIITLKKASNNEEEFNSIASSNIFPANINVNIIGSVNTPGTTKIKSNTPLVQAIMQAGGPVQWKSNKGNVELIRINQNGSAYRKRFKIDLSQSMSREKNPILKDGDLIKVNPNLIQNLASGLAAVTDPLTGILNGIAVIKLVDEGF; from the coding sequence ATGACATTTTTTAATTTTAATATTTGTTATGCCATAGAAGCTCAAGAAGAAGAAAAATTAGAAACTAACAATAATCTTTATATACATAAAGATAAATATATTTTAGGCCCAGGTGATTTATTGAGTATAAATTTTCAATATGCACCATCTTTATCGGGAATTTATATAGTATTAAGCAATGGTTCTTTACCTTTACCTTTGATAGGAGATATTGACATTAGAGAAAAAAATATTAATGAAGTGGAAAGGATATTGATAAGAGAGTTTTCTAAGCAATTATTGAGACCAGATTTATCAATTCAAGTGAAAGCTTTTCGACCAGTAAAAATTTCAATAATTGGAGAAGTTAATAAGCCTGGTTTACATGAATTTGAAGATAGCATGAGAAATTCTCCAACCCTTTTAGCAGCATTAAAAAAAGCCGGTGGAGTTACTAGCCAAACTAATTTACGAGATATAGAAGTTATAAGAAAATTTTATGATAAGGAGAAGTCTATAAAAAAAACCTCGCTCAGCTTAGTTGATATTATTATTAAAGGAGATCAATCTCAGAATATTTTTCTAAATGATGGCGATATTATTACCTTAAAAAAAGCATCAAATAATGAAGAAGAATTTAATTCAATAGCTTCTTCTAATATTTTTCCAGCAAATATTAACGTTAATATAATTGGATCAGTTAATACTCCTGGCACTACGAAAATAAAATCAAATACACCTTTAGTACAAGCCATTATGCAGGCAGGTGGACCTGTCCAATGGAAGAGTAATAAAGGTAATGTTGAATTAATAAGAATTAATCAGAATGGATCTGCTTATAGAAAACGATTTAAAATTGACTTAAGTCAAAGTATGTCAAGAGAAAAGAACCCTATCCTAAAAGATGGAGATTTAATAAAAGTTAATCCTAATTTAATTCAAAATTTAGCTTCTGGTTTGGCGGCTGTTACTGATCCCCTCACAGGGATATTAAATGGAATCGCAGTAATAAAATTAGTAGATGAAGGCTTTTAA
- a CDS encoding EpsG family protein has translation MFLVPAILALVRPKEKWNKKTSFLLILFFSIIIGLRFKVGEDWGNYLIAFEKLQYVKNVFLKKEFLFSILSVISNNLNFGIYGVNLICGFIFSCGLIIFCGSLKRQWLALTISIPYIVIVIGMGYTRQSVALGILMIGLVFLSQGKKLIYLLLNIFASLFHLPSIVAVFLLAPYYISSPKFINKISKIIISFLFAGTLYLAFVEKFIGQYIRFYITEYQRSSSGVYIRLFMVVFPSILFLLLGKNLQLNKNQIIIWKSISFYSLSLIPLLIISPSSTIIDRLALYALPIMIFILSNLPELKFAKLRRKYINLSVVLMAFLIQFVWLNYGSTSRGWIPYQNILF, from the coding sequence TTGTTTTTAGTTCCTGCAATATTGGCACTAGTAAGACCAAAAGAAAAGTGGAATAAAAAAACATCCTTTCTTCTGATTCTCTTTTTTTCTATTATTATTGGCCTCAGATTTAAAGTTGGAGAAGATTGGGGTAATTATTTAATTGCTTTTGAAAAACTTCAATATGTAAAAAATGTTTTTTTAAAAAAGGAATTTTTATTTTCTATTTTGAGTGTAATATCAAACAATTTAAATTTTGGGATTTATGGTGTTAATTTAATATGTGGTTTTATTTTTTCTTGTGGTTTGATTATATTTTGTGGATCTTTGAAAAGACAATGGCTTGCTTTGACCATCTCTATTCCTTACATAGTGATTGTTATTGGAATGGGTTATACAAGACAATCAGTAGCACTGGGTATCTTAATGATTGGCCTTGTTTTTTTATCTCAAGGTAAAAAGTTAATTTATTTATTATTGAATATTTTTGCTAGCTTATTTCATCTTCCTAGTATAGTCGCTGTTTTTTTGTTAGCCCCATATTACATAAGTTCTCCAAAATTTATAAATAAGATTTCAAAAATTATAATTTCTTTTCTTTTTGCAGGAACATTGTATTTAGCTTTTGTCGAAAAGTTTATTGGACAATATATTCGTTTTTATATTACTGAATATCAAAGATCTTCAAGTGGGGTTTACATCAGACTATTTATGGTGGTATTTCCATCAATATTATTTCTTTTACTAGGAAAAAATCTTCAATTGAATAAAAATCAAATAATAATCTGGAAATCTATTTCTTTTTATTCTTTGTCTCTTATCCCACTTTTAATAATTAGCCCAAGCAGCACCATCATAGATAGACTAGCTTTATATGCATTGCCTATTATGATATTCATATTGTCTAATTTACCAGAATTAAAATTTGCAAAACTGAGAAGAAAATATATAAATCTTTCTGTCGTTTTAATGGCATTTTTAATTCAATTTGTCTGGTTAAATTATGGCTCCACTTCTAGAGGATGGATTCCCTATCAAAATATTTTATTTTAA
- a CDS encoding glycosyltransferase family 2 protein → MQQEALLTCAFSTYNASETIEFAIESAFNQTYKNKEYLIIDDCSNDNTLKIISEINKKKNNVIHIVKNDKNRGIGEVRNQLIKLSNGVFIAFFDHDDYSHPDRVKEQIKSIQRFEKKHNIQSENSPLCYTNRKIIFSPKNFLICKSVSYDVNKYSNTDGALALLSAKRMPKFNLSGSTATCTLCARKKSLVFIGGFNNELRRYEDLDLAINALLKKTSLISVDEILLDQFFKNEAYKKNSEIYELKMIKLHKKFLEENNLFDFSYNFAKMKHYFINYNLFYFFKYLLYLQYKYPINFITKVMGSFKTFFFSFLNKLYSNANNKNVLE, encoded by the coding sequence ATGCAACAAGAAGCTTTATTAACATGTGCATTTTCAACTTATAATGCATCAGAAACTATAGAATTTGCAATAGAATCTGCTTTTAATCAAACATATAAAAATAAAGAGTATTTAATAATAGATGACTGTTCAAATGATAATACTTTGAAAATTATTAGTGAAATAAATAAGAAAAAAAATAATGTTATCCATATTGTCAAAAACGATAAAAATAGAGGTATAGGAGAAGTTAGAAATCAATTAATAAAATTATCGAATGGAGTATTTATTGCTTTTTTTGATCATGATGACTACAGCCATCCAGATAGAGTTAAAGAGCAAATAAAATCAATTCAAAGATTCGAAAAGAAGCATAATATTCAATCAGAAAATTCACCTTTATGTTATACAAATAGGAAAATAATATTTTCACCAAAAAATTTTTTAATTTGCAAATCTGTTTCTTATGACGTAAACAAATACTCAAATACAGATGGTGCACTTGCATTACTTTCAGCGAAAAGAATGCCTAAATTTAACTTATCAGGTAGTACAGCCACATGTACCCTATGCGCTAGAAAAAAAAGTCTGGTATTTATAGGAGGATTTAATAATGAATTAAGAAGATATGAAGACTTGGATTTAGCAATAAATGCACTTTTAAAAAAAACATCGCTAATATCTGTTGATGAAATACTACTTGATCAGTTTTTTAAAAACGAAGCTTATAAGAAAAACTCAGAGATATATGAATTAAAAATGATAAAATTACATAAGAAATTTTTAGAGGAAAATAATTTATTTGACTTCTCATATAACTTTGCCAAGATGAAGCATTATTTTATAAACTATAATTTATTTTATTTTTTCAAATATCTTTTATATCTTCAATATAAATATCCCATTAATTTTATAACAAAAGTCATGGGTTCATTTAAAACATTTTTTTTTAGTTTTCTAAATAAATTATATTCAAACGCAAATAATAAAAATGTTTTGGAGTAA
- a CDS encoding MraY family glycosyltransferase, translating into MLIEITCLLIIFIIAFLLTFILVPFSKKIGSKYGIFDSLNSRKVKKIKLVRIGGLAIFLGFFLSLLGFIFFQYISSFFIIEYRVLFVLVGLSLCFFLIGIYDDVLSLSPFKRLFLSFILACFAWNLGIDLNNIDISFLNLGFENIIFPNYLSLILTLIWLVGVTNAINWIDGLDGLASGCTGIMLSTFGIIAIQNNDYEYALISFALAGSSFAFLNFNFKPAKILMGDGGTYFIGFTLAFLSLLVSKNNQNILDFRVPLLTLFYPLVDMLRVIIVRFVKKKSLIYPDSNHLHHLLIRNNFSETSTVFILYGITICSSCLLLFIIF; encoded by the coding sequence ATGTTAATTGAAATTACTTGCTTATTAATAATATTCATAATTGCATTTCTTTTAACTTTCATACTTGTTCCTTTTTCTAAAAAGATAGGAAGTAAATACGGTATTTTTGATTCTCTTAATTCAAGAAAGGTAAAAAAAATAAAACTTGTGAGGATTGGAGGACTAGCTATATTTCTTGGGTTTTTTTTAAGTTTACTTGGGTTTATATTTTTTCAGTATATTTCAAGCTTTTTTATTATTGAATATCGAGTCCTTTTTGTTTTGGTTGGTTTATCATTATGTTTCTTTTTAATAGGCATTTATGATGATGTTCTTTCTCTCTCTCCATTTAAAAGACTTTTCTTGAGCTTTATTTTGGCTTGTTTTGCTTGGAATTTAGGAATTGATTTAAATAATATTGATATTTCTTTTCTTAATTTGGGATTTGAAAATATAATTTTTCCTAATTATTTGAGCTTAATCCTTACCTTGATTTGGTTAGTTGGAGTAACAAATGCAATAAATTGGATAGATGGACTAGATGGTTTAGCTTCTGGATGTACTGGGATTATGTTATCAACATTCGGAATAATTGCGATACAAAATAATGATTATGAATATGCACTAATTTCATTTGCTTTAGCGGGCTCCTCTTTTGCCTTTCTTAATTTTAATTTTAAGCCTGCAAAAATTCTTATGGGAGACGGAGGTACGTATTTTATAGGTTTTACGTTGGCTTTTTTAAGCTTACTTGTCTCAAAAAATAATCAGAATATTCTTGATTTTAGAGTGCCTTTATTAACTTTGTTCTATCCATTAGTAGATATGCTAAGAGTCATCATAGTTAGATTTGTGAAGAAAAAATCACTCATTTATCCAGATAGTAATCATTTGCATCACTTATTAATAAGGAATAATTTTAGTGAAACTTCAACAGTATTTATTTTATATGGGATTACAATTTGTTCTTCTTGTCTTTTGTTATTTATTATTTTTTGA